Proteins encoded within one genomic window of Brassica rapa cultivar Chiifu-401-42 chromosome A09, CAAS_Brap_v3.01, whole genome shotgun sequence:
- the LOC103839471 gene encoding HMG-Y-related protein A: MFEMATEQHPISLPPYPQMIMAAIEASNDANGCNKTAIAKHIESTQSILPPSHSTLLNYHLNQMKQSGQIVMVKNNYMKPDPHAPPKRGRGRPPKPQGDSSHVAIPAPSVSPPRTRGRPPKVNDSSSEAKSKVSPSVSGTPRGRPPKKAKKESEKVKEATSVSA, encoded by the exons ATGTTTGAAATGGCGACGGAGCAGCATCCCATCTCTCTCCCACCATATCCTCAG ATGATCATGGCAGCGATCGAAGCATCTAACGACGCAAACGGATGCAACAAAACGGCGATCGCGAAGCACATTGAGTCAACTCAGTCCATTTTACCACCGTCTCACTCGACGCTTCTCAACTACCATCTCAACCAGATGAAACAATCAGGCCAGATCGTGATGGTGAAGAACAACTACATGAAACCAGATCCACATGCTCCGCCCAAGCGTGGACGTGGCCGTCCTCCGAAACCTCAGGGAGATTCGAGCCACGTGGCGATCCCAGCTCCTTCGGTTTCTCCGCCTAGGACTAGAGGTCGTCCTCCTAAGGTGAATGATTCTTCTTCAGAGGCGAAATCAAAGGTATCGCCGAGTGTTTCTGGGACGCCACGAGGACGACCTCCGAAGAAGGCGAAGAAAGAATCGGAGAAGGTTAAAGAGGCCACGTCGGTCTCAGCCTAG